A window of the Lolium perenne isolate Kyuss_39 chromosome 7, Kyuss_2.0, whole genome shotgun sequence genome harbors these coding sequences:
- the LOC127300872 gene encoding uncharacterized protein yields MANQKGEARPHYKTQPPLPCLSPPLPKRTTRSTSPLSLPHTMAMTPLLLLLCLVTLVAVPTTVAASLPADFYRLLATKAALSDPTSALAPWDQSLPPCRWPHVHCLSSSDNPSVASLLLSNLSLAGEFPAQLCWLTSLVRLDLSYNSLIGPLPPCLAALPSLRHLDLSGNAFSGEVPRSYGQGFTSLLSLNLAGNDLSGGFPAFLANVSTLEELLLAYNPFAPSPLPDDIAAGLPRLRVLWLASCGLVGKIPSSIGNLRSLVNLDLSTNNLTGEIPKTVGNLESVVQIELYSNKLSGRLPAGLGGLKELRFLDAAMNPLSGEIPADLFLAPKLESLHLYENELSGTVPSTLGNATALNDLRLFTNRLVGELPPEFGKGCPLEFLDLSDNRISGRIPATLCSAGKLEQLLILNNELVGPIPAELGECRTLTRVRLPNNRLSGAVPLDMWGLPHLYLLELAGNALSGTVGPAIALAQNLSQLLISDNNFAGVLPAQIGTLTSLVELSASNNGFSGPLPASLADVSTLSRLDLRNNSFSGELPHGIRRWQKLTQLDLAENRLTGNIPPELGELPVLNSLDLSNNEFTGNVPVQLENLKLSLFNLSNNRLTGNLSPMFAGDIYDDSFLGNPSLCRKACPSGRRAAAGRRGLVGSVGSVLTIAGVILILGVAWFWYKYRSQYKKRGAEAGGKKWVVTSFHKVEFEEEDILTCLDDEDNVVGTGAAGKVYRAVVGRGGGADDDVVAVKKLWGVAGAAARKDKDGKAVMKDTFEAEVTTLGRIRHKNIVKLWCCLRSGDRGLLVYEYMPNGSLGDLLHGGKGSLLDWPMRYRIMVDAAEGLSYLHHDCAPPIVHRDVKSNNILLDAEFGAKVADFGVAMVIGDGPNAVSAIAGSCGYIAPEYSYTLRITEKSDVYSFGVVMLELVTGKKAVGPELGDKDLVSWVRGSIEQNGVDSVLDPRLAGESRDEMRKVLNVALHCSSSLPINRPSMRSVVKLLLEVLPDCKPAVVDEKESIDV; encoded by the exons ATGGCAAATCAGAAAGGCGAAGCACGTCCACACTACAAAACCCAACCGCCTCTTCCTTGTTTAAGCCCACCACTCCCCAAGCGCACCACTCGCTCCACTTCTCCACTCTCCCTCCCCCACACCATGGCCATGACtcccctgctcctcctcctctgcctcgtcaCCCTCGTCGCCGTCCCCACCACCGTCGCCGCATCCCTCCCCGCCGACTTCTACCGCCTCCTGGCCACCAAAGCCGCTCTCTCCGACCCCACCTCCGCGCTCGCACCATGGGACCAATCCCTCCCCCCATGCCGCTGGCCGCACGTCCACTGCCTGTCCTCCTCCGATAACCCGTCCGTCGCCTCGCTCCTCCTCTCCAACCTCTCCCTCGCCGGCGAATTCCCGGCCCAGCTCTGCTGGCTGACTTCCCTCGTCCGCCTCGACCTCTCCTACAACTCGCTCATCGGGCCCCTCCCTCCCTGCCTCGCCGCGCTGCCGTCGCTGAGGCACCTGGACCTCTCCGGAAACGCCTTCTCCGGGGAGGTCCCGAGGAGCTACGGCCAAGGGTTCACCTCTCTCCTTTCGCTAAACCTCGCCGGAAACGATCTCTCCGGCGGTTTCCCCGCGTTCTTGGCGAATGTCAGCACCCTCGAGGAGCTCCTGCTCGCCTACAACCCCTTCGCGCCGTCGCCGCTGCCCGACGATATCGCGGCTGGATTGCCGCGCCTCCGCGTTCTGTGGCTGGCATCGTGCGGCCTCGTCGGCAAGATTCCGTCTTCCATCGGGAACCTCAGGAGCCTCGTCAACCTCGACCTCTCCACCAACAACCTCACCGGCGAGATCCCCAAGACCGTCGGGAACTTGGAGAGCGTCGTCCAGATCGAGCTCTACTCCAACAAGCTCTCCGGGAGGCTGCCTGCGGGGCTGGGCGGCCTCAAGGAGCTGCGGTTCCTCGACGCGGCCATGAACCCGCTCTCCGGCGAGATACCGGCGGACCTCTTCCTCGCGCCCAAGCTGGAGAGCCTGCACCTGTACGAGAACGAGCTGTCAGGCACCGTGCCGTCGACGCTGGGGAACGCCACTGCGTTGAACGACCTGAGGCTGTTCACCAACCGCCTGGTCGGGGAGCTGCCGCCCGAGTTCGGGAAGGGCTGCCCGCTGGAGTTCCTCGACCTGTCAGATAACAGGATTTCCGGCCGCATTCCGGCGACGCTGTGCAGCGCCGGGAAGCTGGAGCAGCTCCTGATACTGAACAACGAGCTCGTCGGTCCGATCCCTGCTGAGCTGGGGGAATGCCGGACGCTGACGCGTGTGCGGCTGCCCAACAATCGGCTGTCCGGAGCCGTGCCGCTGGACATGTGGGGTCTGCCACACCTGTACCTTCTCGAGCTGGCCGGCAACGCTCTGTCCGGCACCGTGGGGCCAGCCATTGCCTTGGCGCAGAACCTGTCGCAACTGCTGATATCCGACAACAACTTCGCCGGCGTGCTGCCGGCGCAGATAGGCACCCTCACAAGCCTGGTCGAGCTGTCCGCCTCCAACAACGGGTTCTCTGGTCCTCTGCCGGCGTCGCTCGCCGATGTGTCCACGCTCAGCCGGCTTGACTTAAGGAACaattccttctccggcgagcttccgcACGGTATTCGACGGTGGCAGAAGCTCACACAGCTCGACCTTGCGGAGAACCGCCTCACCGGGAACATCCCGCCAGAGCTTGGGGAGCTCCCCGTGCTGAACTCGCTCGACCTGTCTAACAATGAGTTCACCGGCAACGTGCCAGTGCAGCTGGAGAACCTTAAGCTGAgcctgttcaacctgtccaacaACCGGCTCACCGGCAACTTGTCTCCTATGTTCGCCGGCGACATCTACGATGACAGCTTCCTCGGCAACCCGTCTCTCTGCCGCAAGGCATGCCCCAGCGGGCGCagagccgccgccggccgccgcggtCTCGTCGGGAGCGTTGGGTCCGTTCTCACAATTGCCGGTGTCATCCTCATCCTTGGCGTCGCCTGGTTCTGGTACAAGTACCGGAGCCAGTATAAGAAGCGCGGCGCGGAGGCCGGCGGCAAGAAGTGGGTAGTGACGTCGTTCCACAAGGTGGAGTTCGAGGAGGAGGACATCCTGACCTGCCTCGACGACGAGGACAACGTGGTCGGGACGGGCGCGGCGGGCAAGGTGTACAGGGCCGTCGTCGGCCGTGGAGGCGGcgccgatgacgacgtcgtggcCGTTAAGAAGCTGTGGGGAGTCGCCGGTGCCGCGGCAAGGAAGGACAAGGACGGCAAGGCCGTGATGAAGGACACATTCGAGGCGGAGGTCACGACGCTGGGCAGGATCCGGCACAAGAACATCGTGAAGCTCTGGTGCTGCCTTCGCAGCGGCGACCGCGGGCTGCTGGTCTACGAGTACATGCCCAACGGCAGCCTGGGCGACCTCCTCCACGGCGGCAAGGGCAGCCTCCTGGACTGGCCGATGAGGTACAGGATCATGGTCGACGCCGCCGAGGGGCTCTCCTACCTGCACCACGACTGCGCGCCGCCCATAGTGCACCGGGACGTCAAGTCCAACAACATCCTGCTGGACGCCGAGTTCGGCGCCAAGGTCGCCGACTTTGGTGTCGCCATGGTCATCGGCGACGGCCCGAACGCCGTGTCAGCCATCGCCGGCTCGTGCGGCTACATTGCTCCCG AGTACTCGTACACGCTGCGCATCACCGAGAAGAGCGACGTGTACAGCTTCGGCGTGGTGATGCTGGAGCTTGTGACCGGCAAGAAGGCCGTCGGGCCGGAGCTCGGCGACAAGGACCTGGTGAGTTGGGTCCGCGGCAGCATCGAGCAGAACGGAGTAGACTCCGTGCTCGACCCGAGGCTCGCCGGCGAGTCCAGGGACGAGATGCGCAAGGTCCTCAACGTCGCCCTGCACTGCTCGTCCAGCCTCCCGATCAACCGCCCGTCGATGAGGTCCGTCGTGAAGCTCCTGCTCGAGGTCCTGCCAGACTGCAAGCCCGCCGTGGTCGACGAGAAGGAATCTATTGATGTCTGA